From Marinifilum sp. JC120:
CATAAAAAGACTCCTTGCATATTTTGTTGAGTATCCATTTACATCAGAGCGTCCGACAGTGCAATGACAGGATGTTAATCAGCAATTAACCTATGAAATAGGTAGTTTTTGATAGGCCTGCTGTGTTAAATATGCTACAGAGAACTAAAGCTAAATTTCAGATAAAGCAGTTAATTACTTACATGCATATTCTTTCGGAAGGAGACGCTTATGATTGAGACAGATTCCCGGATACTGGACTATATCGGTGCCGGAATGCTGATCTTTGTATTTCTGGTTTTGGTCTACGGCATCATCTACATCCATGATATCCCATACAATATCGCCAAAAAACGGAACCACCCCCATCAGGATGCCATCCATGCTGCGGGCTGGGTAAGCCTTTTCACCCTGCATGCCCTCTGGCCCTTCCTCTGGATCTGGGCCATGATCCATAAACCGAATTTGGAAAGCGATGAATCCTTTGTAGAGCACGAAACCGAAGCCGCTCTTACGAAAGAAGTAACTGAACCGGAAGTAAAGCCCGAAGCAAGAGAGGTATAGCCGTGGATATACTTATTGAGTTAACCTACGCGGCTATTGTTTTTGTTGCCTTCAAAGTGCTTAAAATTCCCGTAACCAAATGGACTGTGACCACTGCCGTAGTAGGCGGCCTTTTTGTGGTCGGCGGCATATTCCTGTGCATGGCCTATTACCATCCTTACACACCCAATGCGCGCATTTATTTCCAGACCACGCCAATTGTGCCACAGGTACGGGGCAAAACAATTGAAGTATACGTAAAGCCCAACACACCGCTCAAAGCAGGGGACAAACTTTTCGCCATTGACCCGACGCCCTATCAGGCACGGATGGAAGAAATTAAAGCACAGCTGAAATTTTCCAACCAGCGACTCAAGGAATCGCAGGAACTGGCAAGACATTCAGCTGGCAGCCGGTACGATGTTGAGCAGTACCAGGAAGAAGTGAGCCAGCTGCAAGGCAAACTGGATAAAGCAATATTCAACCTGAACAGCACCGTGGTCGTTGCGCCCACTGACGGCTGGGTTACTATGCTCAGGCTACGCCCCGGCATGATGGCAGTCCCACTGCCTCTGCGCCCGGTGATGACCTTTGTCCATTCCGAAGACCCCATGCTGGTAGCAGCCTTTAAACAAAACCCGCTCCAGAATATCAAGCCCGATTTCAATGCCGAAATAATCTTCCCGGCCATTCCGGGCCGAGCCTTCAAAGGCAAGGTAACCAAAATTCAAGAAGCACTGGCTGAAGGTCAGCTGCAACCTTCCGGCGACCTCCTGAGCGTTTCCACCCATATTCCAGAAGGACGTGTTCCGGTCTTCATCCATATCACCGATGACATGTCCCAATTCAACCTGCCTCTGGGCAGCGCGGCGGCGGTCAGTGTTTACAGTGACAGCATGGAACCGCTGGCCCTGATCAGGCAGGTTCTGCTGCGCATGGTCAGTTGGCGGAACATCATCTGCTTTGAAGCCATCTAGGCTGGAGACATTTATGCCTAACAATTCAAAAATATTGATTTTGACCCTCGTAGCCCTGCTGACACTCTGCGGGTGCAAACGAAATTACTCCCATTCCGAAGCAACTGCCGGGGCAAACGGCACCAAGACAGCCACCCCGTCTGATTGGGCCGCTTCCGTTATTGATAGCGGCACAGTCAAAGATGGCTGGATTCACGATTTCAAGGATGCGCAGCTCGATGCGCTAGTGGCCGAAGCCATGAAAAACAACCCCGACTTGCAGGCATCCTCCGCTAAGGTAGATCAGGCCAACGCACTTGCCAAACAGGCCGGAGCGGCCCTGTTGCCTACTGTCGGACTGGGCGGACAACTTGCCGGAACCACCGCAGGCGGCACCGCCAGACCGCAAGGCGCGGGACTGGGTATTTCATGGGAAGCAGACGTCTGGGGCAGGCTCGGACTTGGCGAGCGATCCGCCGAGGAATCAGCCAAGGCAGTTCAAGCTGATTATGAATTCGGCCGCCAGTCACTTGCCGCAGCCACGGCCCGCAACTGGTTTCTGCTTAATGAAATCGAGGTACAACAGGATTTTTTGAAATCAATTGTCGATATTCTAAATAAAATGAATGACATTGAAGAACGCAAACAAAAAGTCGGCAAGGTTTCCATGCTGGAAGTTCATCAGGTTCATGCTCAACTGGCTTCAGCACAAGACGCAGTAGCTCAGGCCGAACTTGCGAAGCAGGAAGCCGCGCGCAGCCTTGAAACCCTCATCGGTCGCTATCCTTCCAACAAACTAAAAGGCGAAGACAAACTAATTGCTACTCCGCCCGCTATCCCGGTGGGGCAGCCTTCAGCTATCCTTGAAAGAAGGCCGGACCTCATTGCAGCTGAAGATCGTGTAGCGGCTGCTTTTTATGCCGAAAAAGGAGCCGAACTCTTACATCTGCCCCGCTTTACCTTCGGGGCCGGGGCCGGACTCAACGCTCTGGGTGACGCCATTTCTGGACTGACCGCAGGCCTTTTTGCCCCGCTCTACACAGGCAGCGAAATTGAAGCGGAAATCGAACAGGCTACGGCTGCACAAAAGGAGGCCATTGCCAATTATGCTTCCATGGCCCTGAACGCTTTCAAAGAAGTGGAAAACGGACTAGCCGGGGAAAAGCTTCTCAAAGAGCGCGAAGAGTACCTTGCTCAAGCCACGGCAGATAACAAAGAAACATTTGAGCTGGCCCAAATTCAATACAAAGTCGGCAAGATAGACCTTTTTGAACTACTCAGCCACCAGACCCGCTGGATCGGTTCTGAAATATCCCTGCTGAATATCAGGCGCGAGCGACTGGATAACAGGATAAACCTACATCTGGCTCTTGGCGGAAGTTTCGAATAACTCACAAATTAAGGCAGGATCGTGAGTAGTCATGGTCCTCCTTTCTTTTTTTACACAAATTAAGTACTAATACACGATGAAGCAAACCCTCATTCTAATAATACTTCTGACCATTGCCACAACAACTTCAAGTATTGCACAGGAAGTCATTATTCCGGTCAACCATTACCCTCCATGGAAAATAATAGACAAACAGAACCACATCAGCGGCATAAACATCGAAATAACAAACCTTCTCCTCAGCCGGATAGGCCTTAAAGGAACTTACATCAAGCGACCATGGAAAAGATGCCAACTTATGATGAAGCAAGGAAATGCGGATATTATGAGCGGCCTGCTAAAACATCCAGCGCGGGAAAAACACATGTTTTTCCTTGATCCGCCGTACAAAACCAAGAGTTCTAAAGCCTTTTATGTGCTCAAAGGCAGGGCTCACAGCATTAAATCGTATGACGATCTTGACTCATTGAACATCGGGATAACGCTGGGAACAAAATTTTTCCCGCAATTTGATAACGACACGAAGTTACATAAGGATATAGCCAAAGACGCCACAACCAATTTTCTAAAATTAATTGCAGGACGCACCGACACATTCATTCTCACGGAAACAGTCGGTGACTACCTGATGTATAAACACGGATTTCAAGACCGGGTTGAAAAAGCTGATTACTCTTATTCCCTGCCACTTCCCGTATACTTTGCGGTATCTAAAAAATCTCCACTGGCCAAACGTGTCCCGGAACTTAACGCAGCCCTGAAGGAAATGGTTGAATCCGGGGAAGTGAAAAAAACAATAGACCGTTTCCTGACCAACCTTAACTAAGACTTACTACACCCGATAGGCAATCAGTTCCTTGGAGAATCCCAGTACCTTATTATAAGTAACTCCGTGTGCATGAGGAAAAAGGTTATGCATCTGTGCTTCATCAAGCAGGTTGAAATCCGGGGAAGTGGCCTTAATCCAATATTTTGAAATCATCTTCAGCCTTGCTACGTGCAACGCCCTTGATCTCGGATAAGCATAAAATGCAGGCAGCCACGAATGCGACTCCAACGGAAAATCAATGCACGGGGTCTGCACAAAATACTTTTTAGCCACCCGCTCTATATTAGCCGCAAAATCCTTCTGCACTTCAAAAGCCTTTTCATAAAAATCGTCCGCCGTATAATCCCAAATTTCCGACTTAGGTAAAGTCACGTGTTCAATCACGCTATTACAAAAAATTGTATCAAACTGGTCATCAACCATATGCTCAAAACCATTATCACTCAGTTGATATATTTCAAAGCCTCTGCTCTCGGCCTTGAGCAGGTCTGGTGAAGAAATATCTGCGATAATTACCCGCAAACCATGCTTTTGCACCAAATCTAAATTGTCATAAAAAAAAACCCCACTTCCCCCGCCAAGATCAAGGACGACCTTGCCCGGCTCCGGTTTGACCAGATCAAGAAACTGGATAAACCGTTTTCTTTTCCAGCCTCTGGAAATACGCTGGTAAAATTTTGATGCATTGCTGCGCACTATTTTCTTGAATCCACTCATCATCGAACCTGCTGTTTAAACTAGACTACTTTCAAGATACACTGCTGAAAGCTTGCCCCATTTATAATGGAAAAGCCAGAATTGATAAATTTTGTGCCGTTTCAACAGCAGAGCAGGTTTGGTTGACTTGCATGGACATGGATGGAATGTCAGACTTCTATTCAAAAGGAGAAACGGAATGCGTATTTATATGGGCTTTGATGATACTGATGATAAAGACGCCACAATAGGAACCGGACGTTTGGTTCGTGAATTCGTATACGGGCTGGATAACGATTGCCACGTAATCGGTGTTGTCCGCCACCAGCTTCCCAGACTGGAAAATATTCCGTACACCTCCAACAACAGCTCGGCCTGTGCCATCATTGAAATATCCCCGGACAGCAACCTTGATTACCTGCGAACACAAGCCACCGAACACCTGCATAAATACTGCGCCCCCGGAAGTGATCCCGGACTATGCATTGCCCGTGAGGACGAGGTAAACAGTGAAATTCTGGAATTCTCCAAAAGCGTCACCGGACGCAGGCAGACCCAGAAAGGTGCCATGCACGCGGCCCGCAACATTGAGCTATACGGACTGGGAGGCACTAACGACGGAATCATCGGAGCCACCGCCGCCATAGGGCTGACTGCTTACGGCTGGTGCGGGCGTTTCATTGAATACGGCCGACTGCGCGAACTCGGCTCAAACTTACATGTTCAGGACCTGCATGAAGCCGGAATCGACGTAATCTCCACAGACCGCGACCCGCTGGTCCCCCTGTCCGGCGATGAAATCCGTAATGCCACATGGATCAGGCCCTCACTCTGGGGCGGACGTCCTGTATTACAGGTCAAGCGTGTGGATTATGGAATATGGGAACCCGCCCACGGCAAGCGCAAGAAAGGACACAACCCCCAGCCGGATTCCAATAACCGGGCTACTGTCGCGCCCACAAATTCACAGATGTGAATTTGATATAAATAATATACGGTATCTTTTTTCTCAATGCGCTACTGTCCTGCCCTGTAGCGGGCAATAAAACTCTCCAGCGCGTCACGCTGACGCTCCATGTGGATTATCCACGCTTCCAGTATTTCCAACCCTTCCGGAGTGACGGAGTAGACCCGCTTTGCCGGACCGTCACCCTCAGAATCCCACTTTGACTCCACCAGCCCCTCCTCGTCCATCTGCCGCAGATGGCGATAGATCATTCCGGGGGGGGCTTCACCGCGCAGAAAACCATACCCTCCGATGGTTTGAATCAATTCATAACCATACGAAGTTCCTGACCTTAAAGCCATCAAGAGCGATGGCTGTATATACCTTTGGGGCTTGCCCCCGCCTGCTTTTTTTGACATTTCTCACCTGTTCTTCTTGACTATATGTTCTTAGAGGATATATATCTATTATAGACGAATATCCGTAAAGACACAACAAACCGCAGAGGAGGCTTTATGAAAATTTTCGTAAGGGAAAGAGTTAAGGCCACAGATGGCGACAAGAGACCCCGTTACCGCGTAGTCGGCGTACAGGGAGAAGGTCTGACCATGAAGGTCAAGCGCATCCGTAAGTGTGAGCTTAAGGAAATTGCCAAGCACACCGGAGCTGAAATCGTTTATCTGGAACGTGACGGCAAAGGAAGCGAAGGCAAGAGAAGCTAAAAAAAACGGGGAGCAGTAATGAAACTGTTCCCCGTTTTTAAGTTATACAGATTTAAAACCAATAGGGATTCCAAAGGGGCTTAGTCCCTTTGCCCGTCGGAGACGCAATCACCTATCAAAACGCGAAGCGTATCAAAAATTAATCTTTATAAACAATGGTTCCGACATGTTCACCGCGCAATGCGGCATGTACGGATTCAGGATCACGCAGCACATCGATAATCTGGAACTGCTTGAGGGTCTTGGCATTCTTAAGGAAAGTCAGCACTGCCCGCTCAACGATCAGGTCATCAAGGTCCATTTCAATCAGCTCATCCACGTGAATACGATCGTAGAACTTAAGGGTTTCGCGATCCTTGGCTTTCTTGGGATCGTCCTCATAAAGTCCCTTTTCGTCCTTCAGGTAGATGACTGACTTGGCGCCGATATTTTCCGCCAGCAGGAATGCACCTGAATCAGTGCGGTGGGGAGGAATGGAACCAACTTCCGCCGGATGCTCAAAGAATCCGTAAGGCGGAATCCCGGTAGTGATGGGCAGGTAACCGAGCTGGCAATACATATTCAGCTGCTCCAGATGGTCACCATGACCAATCTTTACCCCGCCATGCTTGGCAAGCAGCACGGAAAGCATCTCGGCATTCTGCCATGAGACCTTATCACCAAGCTTGGAAAGAACGCCGGTAGGCATGCCCAGATCAACGCCGATATTGTAGACGTGACGGGCGCGGGTACCACCTCCGGTCATAAGCAGGATTTTGTGATCCTCCTTAGCCTTGACCAACTCATCAAGGATGGGCAGCAACGCATTGGCACCACGGTCCATAATGGACTGCCCGCCGATCTTGAGTATGTTCACATCCGGTTGCATATGAAAATATTCATCAGCCTCGGTATTGCGCAAACAATCCTTACCCACCAAAGATTCACCCAGCAGCTTCGTTTCTATATGCAAACGGCCCTTTTCACCTTCTTCTTTAACTAACTTACCCATAAGAACCTCCGTTTTAGCAGTATCGTCATCCTTGTGAATTTCGGGATGACCAAGTGTAAACCATTCACAGTTATTGTGACACCTTAATTCTTGAAAAAATAATACTCAACAGAATCCCGGCCCCGAAGGCCCATGCCAGATTTGAAGCAAGGGTAATAATCAACATAAGCACAATCACGGCCTGAGCGGACCTTGCGGTCATATCCCGCATGGCCAACACCAACTGCACACCGGCAAAAACAAGCAGCACACCAAGCACCCCCATAGGGATAAGCTGCAAAACTTTAACTGACTGCGCTCCGAAACCGATTGCCAGCACCACAAATAAAACTCCAATAATAAGATTGGAACCGCAGGTCCGTGCCCCGAAACGGTAATGGGCTGCCAATCCCCCTGCTCCATGACAGAGCGGCATACCGCCCACCAGAGCGGCAAAACCGTTAGCAATGCCCATGCTGATGCACAAAGCCCGATCCGTTACCCTGCGACTTTCATCACCGAAATATTCATGACTCAAATCACGGTTGGCAATGACCGCATTCCCCAAAGTCATGGGAATCTGGGGCAACACCAAAGCAAGCAAGGCAAAAGAAAAATCATCCGCAGTAGGAAACCCAAAAGGCATAAACTGCGGCAGATGGAATCCGAAACTGAGATCAGCCAATCCCTGCCATGCTCCGAGCAAACCTCCGACAAAAGCACCGCAGCCCACGACCACCAGCCCGGCAGGTATCCGTTTGTTATTGATCAACTTCAGGGTGACTATTCCGAAAATGACTCCGAACACAGCACTGAGCGGAAGCGGTCCCAGAGACTGAAAGGCCAGAAACGGTTCAACCTTACCTTGCGCAGCCTGCAATGTGCTGGTCCCGACGGCAAGAAAAACACCTTTCAAAAGCAGCAACATCCCGGTGGATACCTGTACCCCGCGAATAACAGGCAGTGGAATTAATTGAGCAGCCCGCTTAACCAGCCCACTGGCACCGAGAAAAAACATGAGCAAGGCAATAATATACCCGGACCCGGTAATCACCGTAGGACTAAGCGACTGGGCGATGGCATAGGCCGAAACAACCTTCATGGGCTGCACAGCAATAGGCACACGGTAATACATCCCACCGATAAGATAAAATAACCCCACTGAAAGAAACAGCCCGGTGGCTGAAAGCCCGTTGACCATGATCATGGCAAAGGCGAGTGGCAATAAAGCCCCAAGATCACCAACCGCTCCGGCCCATTCCATTCTGTTGAAACTTATACGCACTGTAACTCCTGTATTCATGTCCACTGATTAACTATTACTGCATTATGTAATAGATTCACAACGATTTTAAAAGCTGACAGTCCGGATATAATTACATTCTTGCACTTTTTTACGTGTACCGACCATAAAAAGCTCCCGAACGGCTTTACGCCGACCGGGAGCAGTTACTTTGAGACTACTTATAGACCTAATCTTCGAAGGCCATATCAACTTTCCATTCTTCCCAAACCTTGCCTACGAGATCCGGGCCGGGTTTCAGGACTTTCTTACCGGGTTTCCAGCCGGAGGGGCAAACCTCGGCAGCACCGGTTTTCCTTACATGCTGATATGCCTGAATCTGACGCAGGGTTTCAGAAACATTACGTCCTACAGGCGGGGTTAACACTTCGTAACCGACGATGACACCGTCAGGATCTATGAGAAAACGACCGCGGATATCCACGCCGCCATCCTCATCGTACACGCCGTACATCTGGCCCACCTTACCACCACCATCAGAAAGCATGGGGAAGGGAACCTTGCCTGCAGTTATCATTTTGGAAAGCTCATCCTGTTCCCACATTTTATGGACAAACATGCTGTCGGTGCTCATGGACATAACCTGAACGCCAAAAGCTTCAAACTCGGAATGTTTTTCGGCGACCGCCGAAATCTCAGTAGCTCAGACAAAGGTAAAATCACCGGGATAGAAACAAAGCACTACCCACTGACCCAGATAATCAGAAAGTTTAACTTCTTTAAATCCGCCATCCTGATAAGCACCTGCGGTGAAATCAGGAGCTTTCTGCCCAGCTTTAATCATGATTCCTGCTCCTTTGGTGGTTTCGGAGGTTACATTTTCCACTTCAGGCTGCGCCTTTTCGGCTTTTTGGCCGACAGGTTTTGAGCAGCCAGCTTGTGCATTACTCATATTAAATTCCTCCAATTGTTCTTAAGCTCCTTTGTATCACCTCTCACTATCAGTAGGAAGTACTTTTATCAAAAAAACTGATACCCAAAAAAATATATCACTGAGCATAAAAAAAGGGTTGCCCTGATCAGGACAACCCTTTGCTTTTACTAACAGACAACATCTACCACGGCATGGGATCGAGCAGAATAACATCATCTGAATAATCATATTGGTCGAATTGCTCCGAAAACCAATCGAAAAACTCAAAGTAAGGAAAAATTATACGCCCGGCTTCAACCTTATCCAAAGCCTTCTCGCCCTCGATATCAATCTCCTTGGAATCAAGGGCCATAATGGGCACCAAATCAACAGGACAAACATAGGCCACTTTGCCGACTACATAGTATCGGATATCATATTTTTTGAAAGTAACCTTCTTCACTTCACTCATACTAATAAACACCTCACGCTTGATCTCATTTAATTCAGCTGGTCATAAATCAAATGAGAACGACGCACAACCGCTATATTTTGCGCTGGGTGTATTCACTAAAATCTGTCTCCTTACGTTCAAATTCACCTTCGAAAAACGGGGAAGAAATCAAGAATTCAGCAGTGGAACGGTTGCTCGCAGTGGGAACATTGTAAAGTACGGCTAGGCGCAGCAGAGCCTTTACATCAACATCGTGGGGCTGCGGCTGCATGGGGTCCCAGAAAAAAATAAGCACGTCAATCTTACCTTCGGAAATCATAGCCCCGAGCTGTTGATCTCCGCCCAGAGGACCGGACTTCATTCTGTTAACCGGTTTGAATTCATACCCTTCATCATTCTTCTGGGCTGCCCTTTCCTTGATCATTTTTTCGACCAAGCCCCCTGTGGTACCGGTGGCCACAAGATTATGCCGGGAAAGGATGTTATGGTTGCAATCAACAAAATCAAGCAATTCCTTCTTGCAGTTATCGTGTGCAACTACAGCTATATTTTTCACGATGCTCATGACAGTCATCCTCCTAAAGTTTAAAATCGCTCTTCCCATTCCTTAAGCTTGAAACCGATAAGCACAAAGTCATCGCTAACAAGGAGAGGACGTTTGACCAGCATGCCGTCACCGGAAATGAGTTCAAAAAGGTCAACATCGCTCATGCCGCCAATGGTCTCTTTCAATCCCATTTCCTTATATTTCTTGCCGTTGGTATTTACGAATTTCTTTTTGTCCACTCCGGCAATCTTCTGCCATGCAAGAAATTCATCTTTGGTCGGGGTCTCTTTGACAATATGACGAATGGTGAATTCCACAGCCTTTTCCTCAAGCCAAGCCTTGGCTTTACGGGAGGTGGTTCAACTGGGGTAATGTACTAAAATCATGGTTATTTCATCTCCATCTGATGGTTGCGGGTAATTCAAATCACCAAACCTATCAATAACACGGATGAAAAACAGTCACAATTATAGACAAAACTAGAAAGTACTAAAATCGCGGCAGGCTTCAAGCTCCAGCTTGAGTACAGCTTCATAGTCTGCGCCGAGATGGTCAGTCATGTACTTATGCTGGGCCTCGGCTGCTGTGGCAAGGAACCCTTCCACCTTCTTGGCAGTGCTGTGATAGATGTGCCGGACTGTGACCTGATGATCCACCACCACCGAAAATCCGGCCCGGTGCAACGCAAGTGAATTCCAAACATCCACCCCGTAACCATAGATGTTGCCATCAAAATCCAGCCCGCCGATTGCCTTTAAACACTCAATGGAGAAAAGAGGAGAAATTCCATCAATATACGGGACCAGTGAATACTGCACCCCCGGCTTTTCAATCATCTGAGGATGATAGGGACTTCGATGAGTGGCCGGAGAATATACCCCGATGGGACCAATTTTTGAATCCAGCTGCTCCAACCGTTTCCACGCTTTGAGAATATGCGGAGGTTTGGAACCGAACCAGATATCGTTGTTCAAGAACCAGAGGTAGGTGTAGCCGCGGCTTTCAAACTCCTTGAGACAATAGTCCAGTGCCCCGGCCCAATACAGATTTTCATCAAGCCTGCGCCACGCGCCGGGAAAAGGTTCCGGGGCATGGTTATCGAGCACAAAAATATGTTCCGCCAATTTGGGATCGGAAAGTTCAAGCTGTTCCTTGACCCGCAAAGTAAGGGCCGGATCACCATAATGGAGAATGACCACCGCTAAACGTCTGTCCGCCACAGCAAACTCCTTGCAATGCATGAGGATTAACTAGTAAAGGAACACTCTAGAAGCAATTAACAATTCCATCAAGGGCAGTATCATGGACACATTCTGGAACAGGCTCCCCCGTGAACTTGCGGAAAAATTTCTGGCCGGGGGCGTAGGCCGTACCCACCTGACCGGCATCGGCTACAAATGCATCGAACTGAGCAAAAACGATCCCGCCAACCGCGACCTATACATCAAACTGGCCTTTGAAACTCTGCTTTCCGCATGGTGTCATGATCCCCTGAACCTGCAAAGTGCAGAACTACAGCAAAATCTCATGGGCCAGGACGGGCCTAATTCTCCCATGGGCAAAATGCTGGCCCGCATTATAGAAGAATCCCGCAAGGACGATTTCAGCACTCATAAAAAAAGGTTCCACAGCCTGATAGGCCGGGAACGTTTCGAGCAGGCTGCCGAACTGCTGACCCAGCTGCTAAGCGAAGCTCCTGCCTCACTCGCCTTGCTGAAAATCTCCAAAGAGATGTACGAATCAACAGGAGAAAAAGAATTCCTGAGCGCGGCCCTGCAATTGATGAAAAACATTGACTTCAGTGACATGGAACCGTTGCACGATTTCCTTTCAGCCAACCTTGCTTTCGGACAAGGAGATTACTTACAGGCGGCAACATGTTATGAAACGGCATACAACTCCGGCTCATTTCCTGAAGCTTTGCCCCGGCTGGGAGAATGCATGCTACGCAGGGGGTACCGTGATGATGCGATAAGGCTCTACAGACAGGATGCCGAAGCGCGCCCATGGCGTGTCAACACCCTGCTGCGCACTGTTGATCTAATCAACGAAACCGATCTGCAAATCTGTCCTCCTCCGGGCAAAGTGGCGATTCTGATATACAGCTACAACAAGGCAGAAGAGCTGGACGCAACTCTTGAGGCAGTTTTCGAAGCCAAGTATGAAAACGCATTTCTGGGTGTGCTGGATAACGGCAGCAATGACGGA
This genomic window contains:
- a CDS encoding DUF3302 domain-containing protein yields the protein MIETDSRILDYIGAGMLIFVFLVLVYGIIYIHDIPYNIAKKRNHPHQDAIHAAGWVSLFTLHALWPFLWIWAMIHKPNLESDESFVEHETEAALTKEVTEPEVKPEAREV
- a CDS encoding HlyD family secretion protein, whose protein sequence is MDILIELTYAAIVFVAFKVLKIPVTKWTVTTAVVGGLFVVGGIFLCMAYYHPYTPNARIYFQTTPIVPQVRGKTIEVYVKPNTPLKAGDKLFAIDPTPYQARMEEIKAQLKFSNQRLKESQELARHSAGSRYDVEQYQEEVSQLQGKLDKAIFNLNSTVVVAPTDGWVTMLRLRPGMMAVPLPLRPVMTFVHSEDPMLVAAFKQNPLQNIKPDFNAEIIFPAIPGRAFKGKVTKIQEALAEGQLQPSGDLLSVSTHIPEGRVPVFIHITDDMSQFNLPLGSAAAVSVYSDSMEPLALIRQVLLRMVSWRNIICFEAI
- a CDS encoding TolC family protein translates to MPNNSKILILTLVALLTLCGCKRNYSHSEATAGANGTKTATPSDWAASVIDSGTVKDGWIHDFKDAQLDALVAEAMKNNPDLQASSAKVDQANALAKQAGAALLPTVGLGGQLAGTTAGGTARPQGAGLGISWEADVWGRLGLGERSAEESAKAVQADYEFGRQSLAAATARNWFLLNEIEVQQDFLKSIVDILNKMNDIEERKQKVGKVSMLEVHQVHAQLASAQDAVAQAELAKQEAARSLETLIGRYPSNKLKGEDKLIATPPAIPVGQPSAILERRPDLIAAEDRVAAAFYAEKGAELLHLPRFTFGAGAGLNALGDAISGLTAGLFAPLYTGSEIEAEIEQATAAQKEAIANYASMALNAFKEVENGLAGEKLLKEREEYLAQATADNKETFELAQIQYKVGKIDLFELLSHQTRWIGSEISLLNIRRERLDNRINLHLALGGSFE
- a CDS encoding class I SAM-dependent methyltransferase, with translation MMSGFKKIVRSNASKFYQRISRGWKRKRFIQFLDLVKPEPGKVVLDLGGGSGVFFYDNLDLVQKHGLRVIIADISSPDLLKAESRGFEIYQLSDNGFEHMVDDQFDTIFCNSVIEHVTLPKSEIWDYTADDFYEKAFEVQKDFAANIERVAKKYFVQTPCIDFPLESHSWLPAFYAYPRSRALHVARLKMISKYWIKATSPDFNLLDEAQMHNLFPHAHGVTYNKVLGFSKELIAYRV
- a CDS encoding PadR family transcriptional regulator, with product MSKKAGGGKPQRYIQPSLLMALRSGTSYGYELIQTIGGYGFLRGEAPPGMIYRHLRQMDEEGLVESKWDSEGDGPAKRVYSVTPEGLEILEAWIIHMERQRDALESFIARYRAGQ
- a CDS encoding uridine kinase → MGKLVKEEGEKGRLHIETKLLGESLVGKDCLRNTEADEYFHMQPDVNILKIGGQSIMDRGANALLPILDELVKAKEDHKILLMTGGGTRARHVYNIGVDLGMPTGVLSKLGDKVSWQNAEMLSVLLAKHGGVKIGHGDHLEQLNMYCQLGYLPITTGIPPYGFFEHPAEVGSIPPHRTDSGAFLLAENIGAKSVIYLKDEKGLYEDDPKKAKDRETLKFYDRIHVDELIEMDLDDLIVERAVLTFLKNAKTLKQFQIIDVLRDPESVHAALRGEHVGTIVYKD
- a CDS encoding sulfate permease: MRISFNRMEWAGAVGDLGALLPLAFAMIMVNGLSATGLFLSVGLFYLIGGMYYRVPIAVQPMKVVSAYAIAQSLSPTVITGSGYIIALLMFFLGASGLVKRAAQLIPLPVIRGVQVSTGMLLLLKGVFLAVGTSTLQAAQGKVEPFLAFQSLGPLPLSAVFGVIFGIVTLKLINNKRIPAGLVVVGCGAFVGGLLGAWQGLADLSFGFHLPQFMPFGFPTADDFSFALLALVLPQIPMTLGNAVIANRDLSHEYFGDESRRVTDRALCISMGIANGFAALVGGMPLCHGAGGLAAHYRFGARTCGSNLIIGVLFVVLAIGFGAQSVKVLQLIPMGVLGVLLVFAGVQLVLAMRDMTARSAQAVIVLMLIITLASNLAWAFGAGILLSIIFSRIKVSQ
- a CDS encoding peroxiredoxin, yielding MSNAQAGCSKPVGQKAEKAQPEVENVTSETTKGAGIMIKAGQKAPDFTAGAYQDGGFKEVKLSDYLGQWVVLCFYPGDFTFVUATEISAVAEKHSEFEAFGVQVMSMSTDSMFVHKMWEQDELSKMITAGKVPFPMLSDGGGKVGQMYGVYDEDGGVDIRGRFLIDPDGVIVGYEVLTPPVGRNVSETLRQIQAYQHVRKTGAAEVCPSGWKPGKKVLKPGPDLVGKVWEEWKVDMAFED
- a CDS encoding methylglyoxal synthase codes for the protein MSIVKNIAVVAHDNCKKELLDFVDCNHNILSRHNLVATGTTGGLVEKMIKERAAQKNDEGYEFKPVNRMKSGPLGGDQQLGAMISEGKIDVLIFFWDPMQPQPHDVDVKALLRLAVLYNVPTASNRSTAEFLISSPFFEGEFERKETDFSEYTQRKI
- a CDS encoding Spx/MgsR family RNA polymerase-binding regulatory protein; translation: MILVHYPSUTTSRKAKAWLEEKAVEFTIRHIVKETPTKDEFLAWQKIAGVDKKKFVNTNGKKYKEMGLKETIGGMSDVDLFELISGDGMLVKRPLLVSDDFVLIGFKLKEWEERF
- a CDS encoding glycosyltransferase; the encoded protein is MDTFWNRLPRELAEKFLAGGVGRTHLTGIGYKCIELSKNDPANRDLYIKLAFETLLSAWCHDPLNLQSAELQQNLMGQDGPNSPMGKMLARIIEESRKDDFSTHKKRFHSLIGRERFEQAAELLTQLLSEAPASLALLKISKEMYESTGEKEFLSAALQLMKNIDFSDMEPLHDFLSANLAFGQGDYLQAATCYETAYNSGSFPEALPRLGECMLRRGYRDDAIRLYRQDAEARPWRVNTLLRTVDLINETDLQICPPPGKVAILIYSYNKAEELDATLEAVFEAKYENAFLGVLDNGSNDGTSAVIDKWEAVAKKRTDLPMLRFDLHVNIGAPAARNWLLFHPEIAKADFAAFLDDDALPPQDWLSKLGAAIKNYPAAGVWGCKVVDAPNPRKLQSIDLHIKNESDQDGPKLRTTDIQLQTMDYGQFDYMRPCGSVTGCCHIMRMSDLENTGGFDIRFSPSQFDDLDRDLRLCLQKMVPVYQGHLRVRHLKRTGTAGVINKKAAAIQIGNQSRLDMKFSALENRDINNADFEASLADLIKKENMLRK